GGCCACCCTAGAGCTGCGACGCCGTGCCGGCACCTTTCTTGACCGGCTTGGGGTCCCCTACCTCCTCACCACCCGGGGAAACCGCTTGGTGGCCATGTGGCAGGTGCACAATCCCAAGAAGGAAGCGGAAAGCCTCCTGGCCGCCCTGCCTGCGGGAAGCCGCCTGGGGTATTCCGCGGTTCATGCGACGGGAGAAGAGGTGCAAAACGCTTACCGGGAAGCCCTCATCGCCCTCAAGGCGGCCCGGGGAGGCGAGGCCTTGTCCTTTTCCAGCTTGGATCCGGTGGCCTTTGTCCTCCTGCAGCAGTCCCCCGAGGATCTAAGGGCTTTGGTGGAACGCTATCTTCCCTTGCCTCCAAAGCTCTTGCGGACCCTCGAGGTTTACATGGCCTCGGGAAGCGTGGAGGAGGCCGCCCGGGCCCTCCACATCCACCCCAACACCCTGCGCTATCGGCTGAAACGGTTGGAAGAAACCCTTGGCCCTTTGTCCCGGCCCGAGATCCTGGCTCAGGTGCACCTGGCCTTGAGGGCCAGAAGCCTCTTGGCCGGCTAGGGAAATTGTGTTTCGGGACACTTGTCCCTTCCCTTTGGGTGTGCTAACCTAACAAACGACCGTTAGCCATGGAACGGCGCGAGCAGATCCTCAGCATAGCCAGCCACCTCTTCAGCCAGCGGGGTTACCATGCCACCAGCATGCGGGACCTGGCCAAGGAGCTGAACCTCCAGGGGGGAAGCCTCTACGCCCATATCGCCTCCAAGGAGGAGCTCCTCATAGAGGTGGTGCGCCGTGCGGCAGAGCGGTTTTTAGCGGTCCTGGATTCCCTGGAGGGCGATCCGGTGGCCAAGCTTAAGGGGTTGGTGCAGGGGCACCTGAGGGTCATTGCCGAAGAGCTCCCCCGGGCCACGGTCTTCTTCCACGAGTGGAAGCACCTCTCCCCTCCCCTATTGGAGGAGGCCAAGGCCCTGCGTCGGAAGTACGAGGAAGGGGTGCAAGGGATCATCCAAGAAGGGGTGGAGCAAGGGGTTTTCCACGTGCCCAGCGTGCGCCTGGCCACCCTCTTTGTGCTCTCCGCCCTCAACTGGACGTACCAGTGGTACCGACCCGATGGACCCTTATCCCTGGAGAAACTTTCGGAAGCCTACGCCACCCTCATCCTGAGGGCCCTTGGCGTGGAGTTAGGCAACAAAGGAGGCGCGGATGGTGAAGCTTAGGATCGGCTACCCGGAGGACCCCGACTACGGGGAGAGGCTAGAGGAGTTTGAGGCCCGCATCGCCCGGGGGGAGAAGATCGAGCCCGGGGACTGGATGCCCGCGGAGTATCGGCGCCAGCTCATCCGCATGATCTCCCAGCACGCCCATAGCGAATGGGTGGGCATGCTTCCCGAAGGCGCCTGGATCCCCCGGGCCCCTTCCCTAAGGCGGAAGCTCTTCCTGTTGGCCAAGGTCCAGGACGAGGCCGGGCATGGCCAGTACCTTTACCACGCCGCGGAAACTTTGGGCATCACCCGGGAGGAGATGGTGGAGGCCCTCCTCTCCGGAAAGGCCAAGTACTCCAACATCTTCAACTACCCCACCTTGACCTGGGCGGATGTGGGCATCATTGGCTGGTTGGTGGATGGGATGGCCATCAAGAACCAGACCATGCTGGCCCAGTGCTCCTACGGTCCCTACTCCCGAGCCATGGTGCGCATCTGCGCCGAGGAAACCTTCCACCACAAGCAGGGCAAGGAGGCGGTTCTCCTCTACGCTAAGGGTTCCAGGAAGCAGCGCCAGATGGTCCAAGACGCCCTAAACCGCTGGTGGTGGCCCACCCTGATGATGGCCGGGCCCCACGACACCGACTCCCCCCACACCCCCCTCCTCCTCCGCTGGGGCATCAAGACCAAGACCAACGACCAGGTGCGCCAGGAATTCTTGAACGAACACGTTCCGGAGCTCCTGGAGGCGGGCCTGAAGATTCCCGATCCTCACCTTCGCTACGACGAAAAAACGGGCAACTGGCTCCACGGTCCTATCCCCTGGGACGAGTTCTGGAAGGTCATCAACGGGGAAGGCCCCATGAACCGGCATCGGCTTCTGGCCCGCAGAAGGGCCCACGAGGAAGGCCGCTGGGTGCGGGAAGCCCTCGAGGCCTTTGGCAGGCGGCAGCTGGCCCAGGCCGCCGACTAGGAGGAGGCATGTGGGGAACCGAGTGGCCCCGGTTTGAGGTGATCAAGCAGGACACCAGGAATAGCCCCCCACAGATGGTGGGCTCGGTGCACGCCGCCGATCCCCAGCATGCCCTCCTGGTGGCCCGGCACGTGTTCGTAAGGCGGCCTTCCGCCTATGCCCTCTTCGTGGCCCCCGCGGACGCCTTTTTCCACGTCTCCCAGGAGGGCCTAAAGGATCTCGCCCCTGGTAGGGAAAGCGGACCCGAGGAGGCCTACTGGGTCTTTGCCAAGCGCAGCCACCGCCGGAGCATGGTCTATGGGGACCTGGTGGGCCGCTTTCTGGCTCAAAGCCCCGAGGATGCCGTGGTCCAAGCCCTGCTCCAGGTCCAAGGGGTAGCCTTCTGGACGGTCCCGGAACGCCTGGTGGTGGGCACGGAACCCACGGAGGAGGTGGTGGAGAGCTGGTTCGCCCCGGCCAGGGAGAAAACCTACCGCCTGCAGAGCTACTATGGCCTGATCACCGCCAAGGGGGTGGAGGATGCTTGATCCCTACCTGAAGGATGCCCTCATAGCCCGGCTTACCGCCTGGGCCGATGACGAGGTGGTCCTAGCCCAACGCCTTTCCGAGTGGGTGGGGCATGCCCCCATCCTTGAAGAGGACATCGCCATCGCCAACCTGGCCCAAGACGAGCTGGGCCACGCCAAGGTCTGGCTGGAACTCAGGCAGGAGCTGGATGGCTCCGACCCCGACCGCCTGGTCTTTTTCCGCGACCCCCTGGAGTACCAAAACGCCATCCTGGTGGAGCTTCCCAAAGGGGACTGGGCCTTCACCATGGTGCGCCAATACCTATTTGATGCCTACGAAAACCTGTGGCTCAAGGAGGCCGTAAAAAGCGGCTATTCCCCTTTGGCTGAGGCGGCAAGCCGCGTCCTAAAGGAGGAACGCTTCCACCTGAGCCACAGCTCCCTTTGGCTAGAACGGTTAGGCCAGGGCACCGAGGAGTCCCACCGCCGCGCCCAGGAGGCCCTAGACATCCTTTTCCCCTACGTTCGCCAGCTCTTCAAGCCCCTGCCCACGGATGAGGCCTTGGTGGAGGTGGGTATCCTGCCAGACCTGCGCGCCTTGGAGGCCCCTTATCTAGAGGAGGTGGGGACCAAGCTGGAGAGGGTAGGGCTCAGACCTCCTCAGGGTGGGTACGTGCCCAAAAGCCGTCAGGAGCATACGGAGTACCTTTGGTCCCTCCTGGCGGAAATGCAGTCCGTGGCCCGCTGGGATCCGGAGGCCAAGGCATGGTAGAGCGGTACTGGGAGGCCCTAAAGGGGGTAAAAGACCCGGAGATCCCCGTCCTCAACATCGTGGAGATGGGGATGGTGCTGGGGATGGAGGTGGAAGGGGAAAGGGTCAGGGTCCGCTTCCGGCCCACCTTCTCCGGCTGCCCCGCCCTTAGGCTCATCCGGGAGGAGATAGCGAAGGCCTTGCGGGAAGCAGGGGCCAAAGAGGTAGAGGTGGTGGAGACCAAGACCCCCTGGAGCACAGAGGACATGAGCCAGGAGGCCAAGGCCAAGCTGCGGGATTACGGCATCGCCCCTCCCATGCCCTTGCCCCTTA
This genomic window from Thermus albus contains:
- a CDS encoding phenylacetic acid degradation protein, with translation MWGTEWPRFEVIKQDTRNSPPQMVGSVHAADPQHALLVARHVFVRRPSAYALFVAPADAFFHVSQEGLKDLAPGRESGPEEAYWVFAKRSHRRSMVYGDLVGRFLAQSPEDAVVQALLQVQGVAFWTVPERLVVGTEPTEEVVESWFAPAREKTYRLQSYYGLITAKGVEDA
- a CDS encoding TetR/AcrR family transcriptional regulator, whose translation is MERREQILSIASHLFSQRGYHATSMRDLAKELNLQGGSLYAHIASKEELLIEVVRRAAERFLAVLDSLEGDPVAKLKGLVQGHLRVIAEELPRATVFFHEWKHLSPPLLEEAKALRRKYEEGVQGIIQEGVEQGVFHVPSVRLATLFVLSALNWTYQWYRPDGPLSLEKLSEAYATLILRALGVELGNKGGADGEA
- the paaA gene encoding 1,2-phenylacetyl-CoA epoxidase subunit PaaA; amino-acid sequence: MVKLRIGYPEDPDYGERLEEFEARIARGEKIEPGDWMPAEYRRQLIRMISQHAHSEWVGMLPEGAWIPRAPSLRRKLFLLAKVQDEAGHGQYLYHAAETLGITREEMVEALLSGKAKYSNIFNYPTLTWADVGIIGWLVDGMAIKNQTMLAQCSYGPYSRAMVRICAEETFHHKQGKEAVLLYAKGSRKQRQMVQDALNRWWWPTLMMAGPHDTDSPHTPLLLRWGIKTKTNDQVRQEFLNEHVPELLEAGLKIPDPHLRYDEKTGNWLHGPIPWDEFWKVINGEGPMNRHRLLARRRAHEEGRWVREALEAFGRRQLAQAAD
- the paaC gene encoding 1,2-phenylacetyl-CoA epoxidase subunit PaaC: MLDPYLKDALIARLTAWADDEVVLAQRLSEWVGHAPILEEDIAIANLAQDELGHAKVWLELRQELDGSDPDRLVFFRDPLEYQNAILVELPKGDWAFTMVRQYLFDAYENLWLKEAVKSGYSPLAEAASRVLKEERFHLSHSSLWLERLGQGTEESHRRAQEALDILFPYVRQLFKPLPTDEALVEVGILPDLRALEAPYLEEVGTKLERVGLRPPQGGYVPKSRQEHTEYLWSLLAEMQSVARWDPEAKAW
- the paaD gene encoding 1,2-phenylacetyl-CoA epoxidase subunit PaaD; its protein translation is MVERYWEALKGVKDPEIPVLNIVEMGMVLGMEVEGERVRVRFRPTFSGCPALRLIREEIAKALREAGAKEVEVVETKTPWSTEDMSQEAKAKLRDYGIAPPMPLPLMDNPPLCPRCGSQRVDLKNPFGATLCKMLYQCAACGEVFEAFKTV